The Janthinobacterium tructae genome contains the following window.
AATGCCTGGCTGGCCAGGTTCTCCGGCCAATACGCATTGGCGCTGTCGATCACATTGCCCTGCGCGTCGATGAGGGCGATCGGCAAGGCCAGCTTAGACGGCAGCACGCTGTCGAGCAGACCCTGGCGGCGCATGAATTCATTCAGGCGCAGGCCGCCCTCCGTTTCCTCGTATTTGAGCTTGAACAATTGCGTGGCGTGGTCCGACTGGCGCAGGGTGAAACTGGTATGGTCGGCCAGGGTGCGCGCCAGCGACTGGCTGACGGCCACGGCGTCGCGCACGGCGCTGGCGCGCTCCTGGCCCACCTGGTACAAGACGGCCGCCCACAGCGCCAGCAGCAAGATGAGCGCGAACAGGGGCACCAGGCTGAGACGGTACAGGCGGCGGGCAAGGCGTTGCAGGGGTCTTGTTATCGCTATCACGGGCGCTTGCAGGCTATAGTCATGGTAAAGGGGAGGGGCGGCGTGGCGCGCATGATAGCCGATTCGGCTGCCTTGCGCGTAACCCTGTTGCTGCCGCTCCCATCGTCTGTTCACGGTCTGTCGCTGGGCTTATTCTGCGTTAAATCAAGTATCCGTGGTGCCGCGCACGCTAAAAAAAGCACGCCAGCGACGATACGGGCTGGCGGCGTGGCAGAAAAAGTACAATTGCGCCCCCATCCTCATTAAAATGGGTGCTTCTACCTTCCATATCGAAAGTTGTCATGCAGAGTAAAAAGCCCGACGCGGCAAGACTGGACAAGATCGTGGCCGAAGCGCGCCGCGCCGCCGACCAGCGCGAGAGCGGCTACCGCGAGCGCTCGCTGAAGATGTATCCATGGGTATGCGGCCGCTGCACGCGCGAATTCACGCGTGCGAATGTGCAGCAACTGACGGTGCACCACCGCGACCACAATCACGACAACAATCCGCCGGACGGCAGCAACTGGGAGCTGCTGTGCCTGTATTGCCACGACAATGAGCACTCGCGTTACCTGGAAGCGGACCGTGGCGCCGGCCTGCTGTCGGCCGATGTGGCGCCCGCGACGCACAATCCGTTCGCCGCGCTGGCCGGCCTGATCAAGAAGAAGGACTGAGCGGGCCGCGCCGCTTTCCCCATGCGCATCTTGCTGACCGAAGACGACCCGCAACTGGGCCGCGCCACGCAGATCGGCCTGGAACAGGGCGGCCATGCCGTCGACTGGGTCACGAGCGCTGAACACGCGCACACGGCAGTGCGCCTGCACGACTATGACTGCATCCTGCTCGACCTGGGCTTGCCGGGGCAGGATGGCATGCAGGCGCTGGGCGTGCTGCGCGACAATGGCTACAGCGGCGCCGTGCTGATCGTCACGGCGCGCGACACGGTGGGTGAGCGCATCGCCGGCCTGGACGCGGGCGCCGACGACTTCATCGTGAAACCGTTCGACCTCGACGAGCTGGCCGCGCGCATCCGCAGCGCCTGCCGCCGCGCCGCCGGCCGCCTGC
Protein-coding sequences here:
- a CDS encoding YajD family HNH nuclease, giving the protein MQSKKPDAARLDKIVAEARRAADQRESGYRERSLKMYPWVCGRCTREFTRANVQQLTVHHRDHNHDNNPPDGSNWELLCLYCHDNEHSRYLEADRGAGLLSADVAPATHNPFAALAGLIKKKD
- a CDS encoding response regulator produces the protein MRILLTEDDPQLGRATQIGLEQGGHAVDWVTSAEHAHTAVRLHDYDCILLDLGLPGQDGMQALGVLRDNGYSGAVLIVTARDTVGERIAGLDAGADDFIVKPFDLDELAARIRSACRRAAGRLREHLVHGELVLDIADRQVTQAGLPVTLTVKEFRILQLLLEHGGRVLSREQLEKNLYSWGDEVESNAVQVHIHHLRKKLGRDLIRTVHAIGYCIDKSKAA